The Pseudomonadota bacterium region GCGTCGCGCCCAGCGTGATATAGCTGCCCTGCTTGACCGGCACTTCATCGCGCAGGGCGTCGAGCGTCGCCGTGAACTCCTCGCCCGCGATCACCGCGCTCACCTCGGCATGCTGCAGGATGTAGGCGAGTTCGGCGCCGCTCAGGCGGAAGTTGAGCGGCACCACCACCAGTCCGGCGCGCGCCATGGCCGCGTAGATCTCCATCCACTCCAGGCGGTTGTAGGCCAGCACGCCCACCCGCTCGCCTTTCTCGAGGCCCAGTCCGCGCAGCGCCGATGCCAGTTGGTTGCTGCGAACATGCCACTGGCCGTAGTCGAGTCGGCGGCGCGAGTCACGCACCGCGAGCTTGCGCGGGCGCAGCCGCGCATGGGTGGCGACGGCATCGGCGAGAGTGAGCGTGCGGGTCATCGTGGATTACGCGTCTTGCGGGCGACTTGCCTGCGCTGGATTCTGAATTCAGACTTCCGATACGGTCAATGCCGCCAGCGGGTGGGCCGCACGCGGCGTGTCCGCCGGGGAGACGGGCAGTGACGTGGTCTCGTGGGTGTGACGCCGCCGGCGTCGATATCGATATGGTCTCCCAGGCTTCGACCCATCGAGGAGTACCAGCATGACCACTTCGACCGCGCGCCGCATCAGCATCGGCAACCGCAACGACAACCCCGCCGAATGGACCGATTTTGCCTGGGACGATCCACTCCATGGCGCCCAGACCAAGGACGTGGTGGCGGTCATTCGCCAGCAAGGCAGCTCGGGCAGTCTCATGGCCGGCCTGTGGCGCACCGGCTACGAGGTAGCCGGCTGCGAGAAAGACGGCTCGTGCCGCGTGCAGTATTCCGCGCCGCTCGGCGACGAAACCATGGTGCTGGCCGCGTACGCATCACCGAAACCGCCACCGGCAAGCAGCATCATGTCGGCGCCGGCAGCATCCTCAGCCATCCCAAGGGCGTGGACCTGCTAGGGAACAGGGCCGTTCCGAAGATGGGGATTCGGGGGGGGGGGGGCAGCGCGACCGCAGCATCACCTGTTTCGCCAACACACCGCGCCCCCGGCACCGGGCGCGGGCGCGCGCGGACGGTTCAGCGACCACGCGCTACACGGCGCCGCTCGGCGACGAAACCATCCTGCTGCTGGAAGGCGAAGTCGATGTCGTCAACGAGGAGAGCGGCGAGGAATATCACCTGCGCGCCGGCGACGTCATCGGCCTGCCCAGCGGCGTGCCGGTGCGCTGGACTTCGCGCGCGCCTTTCGTCAAGTAATTCTCGGTGATCACCAAGGCCAGCCTGCCCGGCAAGTAACCGCGTGTCGGCTGCGAGCGTGGGTACGCCGCAGTGGAGCGCGCGGTCGAGCTGGATGCGCTGCTCGGCGCGAACGGCGAGTGATCTCTGAAGCGGGCGACGCAGCCCGTCGCCCGCTTCAGAGGACGGCGGCTACCGCTTGTTGCTGAAATCCACCGTGCAGGCTTCGCCGACGCTTTCCAGGCCCACCGCATACACCAGGCGTCCGTAGCCGGTGAATATCGCCATGCGCCAGCCCAGCGCCATGATCTGTCGGTCGGTGTAGTACTGCCGAAGTTCATCGAACAGTTCCTGGCTCACCGAGAAGTGGTTGCCAGCAATGACGTCCGCGAACTTGAGCGCGGCCTTCTCGGCCGGTGTGAACATGTCGCTGTCCATGAAGTTCGGCAGCGCGCGGATGTGATCTTCCGTCAAGCCCTGATCCCTCGCCGAGGCATACAGTGCTTTCATTCACAGACTACATTGATTGTGCAGCGCGACCTTGTGACGCACGAGCTCGGTCAGGCGAATGCTGACGCCGTCGTTGTCCGCCATGATGAACTCGTAGTACCACTTGACGAAATTCCGGTACAGGTCCGGCGTGTGCGCGAAGTACTGGATCCATTCGGATCCGCCGAGCGCCGCATCGCTCTCGGCCATGGCCTTTTGCAGGTCCGGGTGGACCTGGTCATAAGGCAGTTTGGGCATGCGTATCATGCCGGTCACCTCCGTTCTTGAATTGGAACCACGCAGGGCGCGCGCCCTGTCGAAGGAAGTATCGGGCACGGCCGACGCTGACGTCCAACCCACGAAAAGGGAGGCCGGCGCGCGGTGCGCGCGGCTTAAGTCGACGCCAGCAGGGAAGCCAAGGACGGCAGTTCGGCGCGCTCCGGATCGAGACCATTGCCCGCGAAGCTGACGCGCTCCAGGCGGCCGTCGCCGAGTGCATGTTCGACGATGAGGTCGTGCGCGCGCTGACGCGCCGTGTCTTCGCCGTCCACCGCGAGCGCATCCATGAAGCCATCGATGGCGGCGGCGATATGCGCGCGACGCAGGCCGGGCGTGGCCGCATCGCCGGCATCCGCGCATTCGTTCAATGCGCTCGCCGCCGCCTGCGTGCACGGGCCGCCCGTCGCGTGGGCGGCGAGGGCGAGCGCCAGCGCCGCCGTGCCGCGCGCGAGCGCTGCGTCGATGCGCGGCGCATCATCGAGTTGTCGCGCCAGCAGCTCCAGGTGCGCCGCCACCAGCTGCGCCTGTTCACGCGCCAGCGCATTGTCGGGCGCGATGGCCGGCAGGATCACTTCGTTGACGGCGCGGCGCAGGGTCGCCAGCCGCAGGCCGATGCTCGGCATCATGGTCAGTATCTCCCGCGCAGTTTGCTGGCGATGTCGGCCAGGATCAGGTGACCGACCGGCGCGAGCCAGCTCAACAGCGCATCCTGGTGATTGTTGCCGGCGGCGGCCACCGTGAGGCAGGTGGCGAAAGTGTGCACCACGGATTTCCACGCGTTCAGCACTTCGTAGTAGTGCAAGGTGTCAGGGTCGATGGTGCGCCCCGACAGCGTTTCGTAGCGATGCAGAAATTCCTCGCGGGTAAACAGGCCGCAGCACAGGAAACGCTTGTCCGCATCGACCAGTCCGAACAGCTTCTGCGTCACGTAG contains the following coding sequences:
- a CDS encoding DUF861 domain-containing protein codes for the protein MTCFANTPRPRHRARARADGSATTRYTAPLGDETILLLEGEVDVVNEESGEEYHLRAGDVIGLPSGVPVRWTSRAPFVK